One segment of Spiroplasma cantharicola DNA contains the following:
- a CDS encoding 5'-methylthioadenosine/S-adenosylhomocysteine nucleosidase family protein: MKKYAILFAMKDEAESLIKELSAKLIKDDYFEIYQKDNIYIAISKVGLINATSCFTYVNQKFAIDCFINAGLVGTFSSDLNLLEPVIIKQSYLGNADARGFGYQLGQIPGMKAYYLSDEKLLNSFKSFKQVDICSSDIFINSQEKVDQIITPISNSISVFDMECFGFYQAAYIFKKPIIALKVVSDHINNGSNEEQFNQILKQGSLKISELILEIIKK; encoded by the coding sequence ATGAAAAAATATGCCATTTTATTTGCTATGAAAGATGAAGCTGAAAGTTTAATTAAAGAACTTTCAGCAAAATTAATAAAAGATGATTACTTTGAAATTTATCAAAAAGACAATATTTATATTGCCATCTCAAAAGTAGGTTTAATAAATGCTACAAGTTGCTTTACATATGTTAATCAAAAGTTTGCCATTGATTGCTTTATTAATGCTGGTTTAGTAGGGACATTTTCAAGCGATTTAAATTTACTAGAACCCGTTATAATAAAACAATCATATTTAGGTAATGCTGATGCTAGGGGATTTGGCTATCAATTAGGACAAATCCCTGGAATGAAAGCATATTATTTATCAGATGAAAAACTTTTAAATTCATTTAAAAGTTTTAAACAAGTTGATATTTGCTCAAGTGATATTTTTATAAATTCACAAGAAAAAGTTGATCAGATTATAACTCCAATTAGTAATTCTATATCAGTTTTTGATATGGAATGTTTTGGTTTTTATCAAGCAGCTTATATTTTTAAAAAGCCAATAATAGCTCTAAAAGTGGTAAGTGATCATATTAATAATGGTAGTAATGAAGAGCAATTTAATCAAATATTGAAGCAAGGTAGCTTAAAAATTAGTGAATTAATTTTAGAAATTATAAAGAAATAA
- a CDS encoding class I SAM-dependent methyltransferase encodes MENHYKQISSLIYDFTKPPGTSIDGDLAFYKSQLLPIEGKVLEAGVGNGRLYIPLLKYKVDIVGIDKSQEMINICQKNLEKENLLGKLICQDLENYIELNTYEYIIVPNASFNLLESRNKAIKVLKNFYQSLKEKGTLIIDLIMPIEFKAGSNHEFSHNINGQKIVVKNLSKEINWIEQYTVNQIEYYINEQLKESQEFKLSWYGCEEFCNILNSVGFNDGVFIVNYGNKTNLNVKTITFIFKKY; translated from the coding sequence ATGGAAAATCACTATAAACAAATAAGCAGTTTAATATATGACTTTACCAAGCCTCCAGGAACAAGTATTGATGGAGATTTAGCTTTTTATAAATCACAACTTTTACCCATTGAGGGCAAAGTTTTAGAAGCTGGAGTGGGAAATGGTAGATTATACATTCCACTTTTAAAATATAAAGTGGATATTGTTGGAATTGATAAGTCTCAAGAAATGATCAATATTTGTCAAAAAAATCTAGAAAAAGAAAATTTATTAGGAAAATTAATTTGTCAAGATTTGGAAAATTATATTGAATTAAATACTTATGAATATATTATAGTTCCCAATGCTAGTTTTAATTTATTGGAATCAAGAAACAAAGCTATAAAAGTTTTAAAAAATTTTTATCAATCATTAAAAGAAAAGGGAACACTTATCATTGATTTAATAATGCCAATTGAATTTAAAGCAGGAAGTAATCATGAATTTAGTCACAATATTAATGGTCAAAAAATAGTTGTTAAAAACTTAAGCAAGGAAATAAATTGAATTGAACAATATACAGTTAATCAAATTGAGTATTATATTAATGAGCAATTAAAAGAAAGTCAAGAATTTAAATTATCTTGATACGGGTGTGAAGAGTTTTGTAATATACTAAATAGTGTTGGTTTTAATGATGGAGTATTCATTGTCAATTATGGCAATAAAACTAATCTTAATGTTAAAACTATTACATTTATTTTTAAAAAGTATTAA
- a CDS encoding ROK family protein produces MKLAVDIGGTSIRFGLIENNKIIKKQVIDTDGNNMKKSLNKIKTIVDSWNEPIDFIGLCCPGPLNLKRGTILTTYNLPDWNNRCILKEFKDLFEIENVKINNDGNVAALGQFTVRENLHSLLYFTISTGIGAGFINEGKIFEGFSGAALEIANALPIYKNKNSKRSGIEFLASGKNICLQLQELGVEVNSTKQAFELYKKGDNPIVNDFFSMIEEKFISLISTSIYFFNPQIIVIGGSVAMFNQDFFNEIFKKVIEVTEDIGYQTKFEFAQDLDDSTLLGCCKM; encoded by the coding sequence ATGAAATTAGCAGTTGATATTGGTGGAACTTCAATTAGATTTGGTTTAATAGAAAATAATAAAATAATTAAAAAACAAGTTATTGACACTGATGGCAATAACATGAAAAAAAGTTTAAATAAAATCAAAACTATAGTTGATAGTTGAAATGAACCAATTGATTTCATAGGACTTTGTTGTCCAGGACCTTTAAATTTAAAAAGAGGGACAATTTTAACTACTTATAATTTGCCTGATTGAAATAATAGATGTATTTTAAAAGAATTTAAAGATCTATTTGAAATTGAAAATGTCAAAATAAACAATGATGGTAATGTAGCTGCATTGGGTCAATTTACTGTAAGAGAAAATTTACACTCACTTTTATACTTTACAATATCAACAGGAATTGGTGCTGGATTTATTAATGAGGGAAAAATCTTTGAAGGTTTTAGTGGAGCTGCTTTAGAAATAGCGAATGCTTTACCAATATATAAAAATAAAAACTCAAAAAGAAGTGGAATTGAATTTTTAGCAAGTGGTAAAAATATTTGCTTACAATTACAAGAATTAGGAGTTGAAGTTAATTCAACCAAACAAGCTTTTGAATTATATAAAAAAGGTGATAATCCAATAGTTAATGATTTCTTTTCAATGATTGAAGAGAAATTTATAAGTTTAATATCTACATCAATTTACTTTTTTAACCCTCAAATAATAGTAATTGGAGGTAGCGTTGCTATGTTTAATCAAGACTTTTTTAATGAAATCTTTAAAAAAGTAATCGAAGTAACAGAAGATATTGGCTATCAAACAAAATTTGAATTTGCTCAAGACTTAGATGATTCAACTTTATTAGGATGTTGTAAAATGTAG
- a CDS encoding DNA cytosine methyltransferase codes for MKGMSLFSNVGIGEYFFKESGIEIIAANELISNRAKFYKHIYPDSEVICGDITDKKIFNKLVNIYKERNCEFLLATPPCQGMSIAGKMDTHDIRNQLVKYVIEFVKKVEPKNIIIENVAGMLKFPITINSKSVLIKDYLLDSFKKMGYFVNFGVLDAADYETPQSRRRSIFLVSKYRLWEFPNKSSKITVLEAIGDLPSLESGQDSGIKYHKAKVHNDNHIKWMRNTPSGESAHKNRIHFPIKKDGSRIKGFSTTYKRIDWNKPSPTITMCNGAVSSQNNVHPGRINKDGTYSDARVLTILELMRLTGLPDNWNIPEWASENMIRNVLGESFPPKFSQKLLETMPRGYKNAKTTKNR; via the coding sequence ATGAAGGGAATGAGTTTATTTTCTAATGTAGGAATTGGCGAATATTTTTTTAAAGAAAGTGGTATTGAAATAATAGCAGCAAATGAATTAATTAGTAACAGGGCAAAATTTTATAAACATATTTATCCTGACTCTGAAGTAATTTGCGGTGATATAACTGATAAAAAAATATTTAATAAATTAGTTAATATTTATAAAGAGAGGAATTGTGAATTTTTATTAGCTACTCCTCCTTGTCAGGGTATGAGCATAGCTGGTAAAATGGATACTCATGACATTAGGAATCAACTAGTTAAATATGTTATAGAATTTGTTAAAAAAGTAGAACCAAAAAATATAATTATTGAAAATGTAGCAGGGATGTTAAAATTTCCAATTACAATAAATTCAAAAAGCGTATTAATTAAGGATTATTTACTTGATTCTTTTAAAAAAATGGGGTATTTTGTAAATTTTGGAGTTCTAGATGCAGCAGATTATGAAACACCACAGTCGAGAAGAAGAAGTATTTTTTTAGTATCAAAGTACAGATTATGAGAATTCCCAAATAAAAGTTCTAAGATAACTGTCTTAGAAGCTATAGGCGATTTACCTTCATTAGAATCAGGACAAGACAGTGGAATAAAATATCATAAAGCAAAAGTCCACAATGATAATCATATAAAGTGAATGCGAAATACACCATCAGGAGAAAGCGCTCATAAAAATAGAATTCATTTTCCTATAAAAAAGGATGGCTCAAGAATAAAGGGTTTTTCAACTACATATAAAAGAATTGATTGGAATAAGCCAAGTCCTACAATTACAATGTGCAATGGAGCAGTATCAAGCCAAAATAATGTGCATCCTGGTAGAATTAATAAGGATGGAACTTATTCTGATGCAAGAGTATTAACTATTTTGGAATTAATGAGATTAACCGGATTACCTGATAATTGAAATATTCCAGAATGAGCCTCAGAAAATATGATAAGAAATGTTTTAGGAGAATCATTTCCCCCAAAATTTTCACAGAAGTTATTAGAAACAATGCCAAGGGGATATAAAAATGCAAAAACAACAAAAAATAGATAA
- a CDS encoding winged helix-turn-helix transcriptional regulator: MQTCPVEFSLSILKNKWTIFIIRELLTTEKRFNELKRNIPGVTTKVLTETLKHLEKMQIIDREVEETIPLKVTYSLTNLGISLKPVLDSLSDWGVKNLNNAN, encoded by the coding sequence ATGCAAACATGTCCTGTGGAATTTAGTTTATCAATTTTAAAAAATAAATGAACAATTTTTATTATAAGAGAGTTATTAACAACTGAAAAAAGATTTAATGAATTAAAGCGAAACATTCCTGGTGTCACTACTAAGGTTTTAACTGAAACTTTAAAACATTTAGAAAAGATGCAAATAATTGATCGTGAAGTTGAAGAAACAATTCCTTTAAAAGTAACTTATTCATTAACCAATTTAGGCATAAGCTTAAAACCAGTATTGGACTCTCTTTCTGATTGGGGAGTTAAAAATTTAAATAATGCTAATTAA
- a CDS encoding Cof-type HAD-IIB family hydrolase produces MKWWISDFDGTLTLRENNHKISLEDEKFIKQWTKNNKFVIATGRGFLELDEIIREKGFEVEYRITNNGAAMFKNNESIYELSIPMSERKKILENLTKLHKKCGIKISDTKNTNIISGIDEVIPRFKETLVFPHWFSVEDRFQDFMDEILENEKLNNISLYAHVQDFDFIMQLFENIEGIKIVKTAPFVLEIMHKDVSKHLGIKYLQDKYNIANNDIVVSGDGDNDFEMLSSFENSFVMNSATPLALSAGKIKIKSVSDIGKYIK; encoded by the coding sequence ATGAAATGATGAATTAGTGACTTTGATGGCACTTTGACATTAAGAGAAAATAATCATAAAATTTCTCTTGAAGATGAAAAATTTATTAAACAATGAACAAAAAATAATAAATTTGTCATCGCTACAGGTAGGGGCTTTTTAGAGTTAGATGAAATAATTAGGGAAAAGGGTTTTGAAGTAGAATATCGAATAACAAATAATGGAGCTGCAATGTTTAAAAATAATGAATCGATTTATGAACTTTCAATTCCAATGAGTGAAAGAAAAAAAATTTTAGAAAATCTTACAAAATTACATAAAAAATGTGGGATTAAAATTTCTGATACAAAAAATACTAATATAATATCTGGTATTGATGAAGTAATTCCCAGATTTAAAGAGACATTGGTTTTTCCTCATTGATTTAGTGTTGAAGATCGTTTTCAAGATTTTATGGATGAAATATTAGAAAATGAAAAATTAAACAATATTTCATTGTATGCTCATGTTCAAGATTTTGATTTCATAATGCAATTATTTGAAAATATAGAAGGTATTAAAATTGTTAAAACAGCACCATTTGTATTAGAAATAATGCACAAAGATGTTTCAAAGCATTTAGGAATTAAATACCTACAAGATAAATATAATATTGCTAACAATGATATTGTTGTAAGTGGTGATGGAGACAATGACTTTGAAATGTTGAGCAGTTTTGAAAATTCATTTGTAATGAATTCAGCAACTCCTTTAGCGCTTAGTGCTGGTAAAATTAAGATCAAATCAGTTAGTGATATTGGCAAATATATTAAATAA
- a CDS encoding DNA cytosine methyltransferase, whose amino-acid sequence MENFFLTIKDVALKENKSIKTIRRLIAANKIKVSKNQGKLNQIHHNDYLEWKKTKDKFEINEPNQLTINQDIKMDDFEMLDIERDFNKRDGWKHKYRNGYKFIDLFSGAGGLSCGLVMAGFEPISSVEIVETAVSTYEYNFSKKFPNEKLENRDIRDSKVKKEVIDFGLKNDVDVIVGGFPCQGFSLAGNRIFVDERNSLYTDMLKIVKEIKPKIVVMENVEGLRSMLDGKIELKIIKDYQDIGYKISAHTLNSADYGVAQRRKRVIFIANRLGKKNAFPKPIFKKENYKTLGEEIERFINVPEDQTINHIFTKHSEDMKRKLSLLEEGKSLYKNYSDSWKKSPWNEPSCTIKENHGGVNIHPKLPRVLTPRELAAIQSFPDDFIFSGNKSAQLVQIGNAVPPKMSKAIGLVIEKLLENNK is encoded by the coding sequence ATGGAAAATTTTTTTTTAACAATTAAAGATGTAGCTTTAAAAGAAAATAAAAGCATAAAAACTATTAGAAGATTAATAGCAGCAAATAAGATCAAAGTTTCAAAAAATCAAGGAAAATTAAATCAAATACATCACAATGATTACTTAGAATGAAAGAAAACGAAAGATAAATTTGAAATAAATGAACCTAATCAGTTAACAATAAATCAAGATATTAAAATGGATGATTTTGAAATGTTAGATATTGAAAGGGATTTCAATAAAAGGGATGGATGAAAACATAAGTATAGAAATGGGTATAAATTTATTGATTTATTTTCTGGTGCAGGAGGTTTGTCTTGTGGTCTTGTTATGGCAGGATTTGAACCAATCTCGTCGGTTGAAATTGTAGAAACAGCTGTTTCTACCTATGAATATAATTTTTCAAAAAAATTTCCAAATGAAAAACTTGAAAACAGAGATATAAGAGATAGCAAAGTTAAAAAAGAAGTAATTGATTTTGGACTAAAAAATGATGTAGATGTAATAGTTGGTGGTTTTCCTTGTCAAGGTTTTAGCTTAGCTGGAAATAGAATATTTGTTGATGAAAGAAATTCACTATATACTGATATGTTAAAAATAGTTAAAGAAATCAAACCAAAAATTGTTGTAATGGAAAATGTTGAAGGTTTAAGAAGCATGTTAGATGGAAAAATTGAACTAAAAATAATTAAAGATTATCAAGATATAGGTTATAAAATATCAGCACATACATTAAATTCTGCAGATTATGGTGTAGCTCAAAGAAGAAAAAGAGTTATTTTTATAGCAAATAGATTAGGTAAGAAGAATGCTTTTCCTAAACCTATTTTCAAAAAAGAGAATTATAAAACTCTTGGAGAAGAAATTGAAAGATTTATAAATGTACCAGAAGATCAAACTATAAATCATATCTTTACAAAGCACAGTGAAGATATGAAAAGAAAATTAAGTTTACTTGAAGAGGGAAAATCATTATATAAAAATTACTCTGATTCTTGAAAAAAATCACCTTGAAATGAGCCTTCCTGTACAATAAAAGAAAATCATGGTGGAGTAAATATTCACCCAAAACTGCCACGAGTTTTAACACCAAGAGAGTTGGCAGCAATTCAATCATTTCCAGATGATTTTATTTTTTCAGGAAATAAGAGTGCACAGTTAGTTCAAATAGGAAATGCAGTACCTCCAAAAATGTCAAAAGCAATAGGTTTAGTTATAGAAAAATTACTAGAAAATAATAAATAA
- a CDS encoding HNH endonuclease, translating into MQKQQKIDKWQAPGNSKIFNYDFCDIKNKNTYTRDRTIYILIFFKERKSIELNKFLEKELISFLIKNMDNFDKNDSNVRHFWKPLLFYGFLKLIKRTNKKYIELSFEGKRFIDEYSKGNFEMAKENFIYSLLKVSYPNEATKEVKLSLFPFRILFRIFLEKKNISKREMEYSIPYIKNSSDLQNLLINNFEKEEKYDKFCTWVINSLVDLNILDLDGKNYSLPDSIISYVSNYIDVKDDLKIYFFECENENVYIDKLNYVNYSKIKRDLKLVKQTYERDQYKCFFSKDHFSFYTEDGNMYLEAHHIVPISLAPVYKINLDLLDNMVSLCPNCHKSMHYSENENKYKMLQIIKKFESDFFRKNNYLIEDIEDIYISNLYLGRK; encoded by the coding sequence ATGCAAAAACAACAAAAAATAGATAAATGACAGGCACCAGGAAATTCAAAAATATTTAATTATGATTTTTGTGATATAAAAAATAAGAATACATATACTAGGGATAGAACAATTTATATTTTAATTTTTTTTAAGGAAAGAAAATCTATTGAATTAAATAAATTTCTTGAAAAGGAACTTATATCTTTTTTAATAAAAAATATGGATAATTTTGATAAAAACGATTCTAATGTAAGACATTTCTGAAAACCGCTTTTATTTTATGGCTTTTTAAAACTAATTAAGAGAACTAATAAAAAATATATAGAATTATCATTTGAGGGGAAAAGATTTATAGATGAATATTCAAAGGGTAATTTTGAAATGGCGAAGGAAAATTTTATTTATTCTTTATTAAAAGTTTCATATCCTAATGAAGCAACAAAAGAAGTTAAATTATCTTTATTTCCTTTTAGAATATTATTTAGAATATTTCTTGAGAAAAAAAATATTTCTAAAAGGGAAATGGAGTATTCAATACCATATATTAAAAACTCATCTGATTTACAAAACTTACTAATTAATAATTTTGAAAAAGAAGAAAAATATGATAAATTTTGTACATGAGTTATTAATTCTTTAGTAGACTTAAATATTTTAGACTTAGATGGTAAAAATTACTCATTACCAGATTCTATTATTAGTTACGTATCAAATTATATTGATGTTAAGGATGATTTAAAAATATATTTTTTTGAATGTGAAAATGAAAATGTATATATAGATAAATTAAATTATGTTAATTATTCAAAAATTAAAAGAGATTTAAAATTAGTGAAGCAAACATATGAAAGAGATCAATATAAGTGCTTTTTTTCGAAAGATCATTTTTCTTTTTATACAGAAGATGGCAATATGTATTTAGAAGCGCATCATATAGTTCCAATCTCTTTGGCACCAGTTTATAAAATTAATCTTGACCTATTAGATAATATGGTAAGCCTCTGCCCTAATTGTCATAAAAGTATGCATTATTCTGAAAATGAAAATAAATATAAGATGTTGCAAATAATAAAGAAATTTGAAAGTGACTTTTTTAGAAAAAATAATTATCTTATAGAAGATATAGAAGATATCTATATAAGTAATCTTTATTTGGGTAGAAAATAA
- a CDS encoding Cof-type HAD-IIB family hydrolase encodes MKLPYIGSDLDGTIVKNSDFKILDETVNNINEYQNLSENKLFVVTGRSLQNIKYYIKQLNIKLPVVCSNGAVVLDPITWEVYYEHLMQKEIIVDLINYAIEHDLDISLYTPTSVCSLTVAERIKTYKKLYGHYPDDCQPDFILYQNYHQLLEDVKKDTHKIIRVMYSLDFTKELEKANNLKKYLESKNLYYPSTIIQSRFLIDAMPKGINKATGIKKWAEIMKVDLKDIHVIGDNNNDFEMVSEMPFGLAVANASEKLKKAAWKVIDTIENNGVGKYLKELISKG; translated from the coding sequence ATGAAATTACCTTATATTGGAAGCGATTTAGATGGAACTATTGTTAAAAATAGTGACTTTAAAATATTAGATGAAACAGTTAATAATATTAATGAATATCAAAATTTATCAGAAAATAAACTTTTTGTTGTAACTGGAAGATCTTTACAAAATATCAAATATTACATTAAACAATTAAATATTAAATTGCCAGTAGTTTGTTCAAATGGAGCTGTTGTATTAGATCCAATAACTTGAGAAGTTTACTATGAACATTTAATGCAAAAAGAAATCATTGTTGATTTAATAAATTATGCAATAGAACATGACTTGGATATTTCTTTATATACACCAACAAGCGTATGTTCATTAACTGTTGCAGAAAGAATTAAAACTTATAAAAAACTTTATGGTCATTATCCAGATGACTGTCAGCCAGATTTTATTTTGTACCAAAATTATCATCAACTCTTGGAAGATGTTAAAAAAGATACTCATAAAATTATTAGAGTAATGTACTCACTTGATTTTACAAAAGAACTTGAAAAGGCTAATAATTTAAAAAAATATCTTGAATCAAAGAATTTATATTATCCGTCAACTATTATTCAATCAAGATTTCTAATTGATGCTATGCCTAAAGGAATAAATAAGGCAACAGGTATTAAAAAATGAGCAGAGATTATGAAAGTTGATTTAAAAGATATTCATGTAATTGGTGATAATAATAATGATTTTGAAATGGTAAGCGAAATGCCATTTGGATTAGCTGTTGCAAATGCAAGTGAAAAGCTAAAAAAAGCAGCTTGAAAAGTTATTGACACTATTGAAAATAATGGTGTAGGAAAATATTTAAAAGAATTAATTAGTAAAGGATAA
- a CDS encoding nicotinate-nucleotide adenylyltransferase, giving the protein MMKRIALFGGSFDPVHSDHINIIKSCKENLNFDEVWIMPAYVNPFKTLSTSSVTQRLDMLKIAVKDLDYVKVKTYEISKQTSSFTYDTVKYYKTKYPEISFSFVMGSDQLDNFEKWDHFNQLIKEIDFKVFLRKKDFNQKIVDKYNLQTFEFENNFLSSTKIRNLVDLNLQIKEVNDYVNNNLMYLYERVENKMDEKRYFHSLNVGQMAMELARLNNYDLNKALIAGTLHDIAKRWSEPQMKEYLKKYNKELLKEPKPTWHSFVGAFHLKHDWLFSDKEIIQAVYNHTVGSKDMSILDMIVFCADKISSERDYDGVERLRALVKSDLLTGFKELLKNQYEIAVKKHSKTTIGKGLTEAYNFWIMEKN; this is encoded by the coding sequence ATGATGAAAAGAATTGCATTATTTGGAGGAAGTTTTGACCCAGTTCACAGCGACCATATAAATATAATAAAGAGTTGCAAAGAGAACTTAAATTTTGATGAAGTTTGAATAATGCCAGCTTATGTTAATCCTTTTAAAACACTTTCAACTTCAAGTGTTACTCAAAGATTGGATATGTTAAAAATAGCTGTAAAAGATCTTGATTATGTTAAAGTTAAAACTTATGAAATTTCAAAGCAAACTTCAAGTTTTACCTATGATACAGTCAAATATTACAAAACAAAATATCCTGAAATTAGTTTTTCTTTTGTAATGGGTTCTGATCAATTAGATAATTTTGAAAAGTGAGACCATTTTAATCAATTAATCAAGGAAATAGATTTTAAAGTATTTTTAAGAAAAAAAGATTTTAATCAAAAAATTGTTGATAAGTATAATTTACAAACTTTTGAATTTGAAAATAACTTTTTAAGTTCTACAAAAATAAGAAATCTTGTTGATTTAAACTTACAAATTAAAGAAGTCAATGATTATGTTAATAATAATTTAATGTATTTATATGAAAGAGTTGAAAATAAAATGGATGAAAAACGTTATTTTCATTCATTAAATGTGGGTCAAATGGCAATGGAATTAGCAAGATTGAATAACTATGACTTAAATAAGGCTTTGATTGCTGGAACGCTTCATGACATAGCAAAAAGGTGAAGTGAGCCTCAAATGAAAGAATATCTTAAAAAGTATAATAAAGAATTATTAAAAGAGCCAAAACCAACATGACATTCATTTGTAGGGGCATTTCATTTAAAACATGATTGACTATTTAGTGATAAAGAAATTATTCAAGCAGTTTATAATCATACTGTAGGGTCAAAAGATATGAGCATACTTGATATGATTGTATTTTGTGCAGATAAGATTTCATCAGAAAGAGACTATGATGGAGTTGAGCGATTAAGAGCACTTGTAAAATCAGATTTATTAACTGGTTTTAAAGAGTTACTTAAAAATCAATATGAAATTGCTGTTAAAAAACACTCTAAAACAACTATTGGTAAAGGTTTAACTGAAGCTTATAATTTTTGAATTATGGAGAAAAACTAA
- a CDS encoding protein NO VEIN domain-containing protein — translation MIWENILEFNKEFKNIAKIKPLLKVNDIKSIKVKQILELVKNEIISFFNLDKNKVKLSIGQANITFTPWIGIDETNHLFMTIIFYPSENGLTINICQKTEELIKTKRGRELLVENRKVLNDYLNNNFKDLNWKNSYPKAFENNGWDRGTSYAKSSPISIFLNIEKSNFEEFNNYFLKVRNFFEFIKQDWKFNFANPDNYIDILSKDSKKDYKDIIEVIDNYYSYSFFDSKDFPLNLKEFNIIDKEKTRDTKISRIKHKKILSNKILNGDKAEDHVVYFEKKSLINENRIDLAEMVKKLDTDGDGFDVLSYFPDGKIKRIEVKSSQNINNKSIYISQREWDLFESSKSLIYYVNENQKDVKIIKFEYPDFRKKHLIPISYKINF, via the coding sequence ATGATTTGAGAGAATATCTTGGAATTTAATAAGGAATTTAAAAATATTGCTAAAATAAAACCGTTATTAAAAGTAAACGATATAAAGTCTATTAAAGTTAAGCAAATATTAGAATTAGTTAAAAATGAAATAATTTCATTTTTTAACTTAGATAAAAATAAAGTAAAGTTATCAATTGGTCAAGCAAATATTACTTTCACTCCATGAATTGGAATAGATGAAACAAATCATTTATTTATGACTATAATTTTTTATCCTTCGGAGAATGGATTAACAATAAATATTTGCCAAAAAACAGAAGAACTAATAAAAACTAAAAGAGGTAGAGAGTTACTTGTAGAAAATAGAAAAGTATTAAATGATTATTTAAATAATAATTTTAAGGATTTGAATTGAAAAAATTCTTACCCAAAAGCATTTGAAAATAATGGGTGAGATAGGGGAACTAGTTATGCAAAAAGTTCGCCAATTTCAATATTTTTAAATATTGAAAAATCAAATTTTGAAGAATTTAATAATTATTTTTTAAAAGTTAGAAATTTTTTTGAATTTATTAAACAGGACTGAAAGTTTAATTTTGCAAATCCTGATAATTATATTGATATATTATCGAAAGATTCTAAAAAAGATTATAAAGATATAATAGAAGTTATTGATAATTATTATTCTTATAGTTTTTTTGACTCTAAAGATTTTCCACTTAATTTAAAAGAATTTAATATAATAGACAAAGAAAAAACAAGAGATACTAAAATTAGTAGAATAAAACATAAGAAAATTTTAAGCAATAAAATTTTAAATGGAGATAAAGCTGAAGATCATGTTGTATATTTTGAAAAGAAAAGTCTTATAAATGAAAATAGAATAGATCTTGCAGAAATGGTAAAAAAGCTAGATACAGATGGCGATGGATTTGATGTTCTAAGTTATTTTCCAGATGGAAAAATTAAAAGAATAGAAGTAAAATCATCTCAAAATATTAATAATAAAAGTATTTACATTAGTCAAAGAGAATGAGACCTTTTTGAAAGTTCAAAATCTTTAATTTACTATGTAAATGAGAATCAGAAAGATGTTAAAATTATAAAATTTGAATATCCAGATTTTAGAAAAAAACATTTAATACCAATTTCATATAAAATTAATTTTTAA